A window of Rhodothermales bacterium genomic DNA:
GGGGCTTCTTTCTTTACTCAGAATGGTGCCAGGGATTTGTTCGAAGCGGCTGGGCCGCGAATTCGCAGCCACGCTACTCGACGATCGCACCAGACTCAGCGCGTGACAATGAGTTTTAGAACGTGCGACGTCCCGCTACTGGACGTTGTCCGCACGAAATAAACACCGCTGCCGAGTTCGTCGGTTGGAAGGATGTGAGTCCCGCCTGATTGAAGAGACAATCTGGCATATCGCCTCCGACCAAGCACATCAAACACCTCGATCAGCAGAGCGACCGGATCGTCGGCCCGGAGAGTCAGCTGCCCTCCGGAATGCACCGGATTTGGGTACAGGGCGGTCTCTTGCGATCCGCGCCGGGGAACAGCCGGCACGTCAATCCCAACCGGGGAGGGTCGGGCCAGGCGTCCCATGACGGGCAGATGGTCGGACGTTGTGAAGACATAAGCGGGGTCCGACAGCAACTCATTCAGCGGAGCCTGACTGCCTGACTTGAACACCGGAAAGACCTCGTTGGTAATCACGATGTGGTCGATAGGAGATCCACTCCGACATGAGTTGTCGTTGCCGCACCACGTGTTCGTGTTGTCGTCGTGAAATGTGCGGGTCACGGTTAGATAGCCGGCCTCATCGCTTACGAAGTTCGCGTACGGTGACGGAAGGCCGCCGCGGATGGATCCCTCAAGAAGATCGTTGTAGTCACCCAGGATGACTACAGGATCGTCAAAGAGACTGGAAAAATCGATGTGATTTTTGAGATAGCCCGAGGCACGAACCCGTCTTTCGTAGGATGACTGGTCATCGAAGGCTTTCATGTGAATCGTAATGAAAGTGACCGTCATGGCGGTGTCGGGCAGACTGATCCTGGCCCGGAGAAGAAACGGAGGTCTGCCGGCGAAATCAGAATCGAATTGCGTCAGTATTTCCTGGACAGACAACGCGCTAACAATGTCGGACTTGAAGATGTAGCCCACTCGAAGACTGGAAGGCGTTGGCGCAAGACGCCCCTCGTATCCCGCTCCCACCTCGTTCACAAGATCGTTGAAGGCAGACTCATCGGCGATCTCCTGCACGGCCCACAGGTCGATCTGGGATTCGCGAATGATCGTCGCCGCATTCGTTAGCTGACGCGCCTCGTTGGACGGCCCGCCGCCGGTATTCCCGAACTGCTCAATGTTCCAGGTGGCGAACTCAAAAGCTGCTTCCGTGCCCTTGTCGGGTACCGTCTGAGCTGCGCTCGCGATTGCGGTCGCAGTCGCCAGAAGAATCGTGATACACAGAATTACCAGCCGGGAGATGCGGCGCCGCTGGGGCAGATCGTGGGGCTGGCTACTCAAAATCTGTGTTTAGTCGAAATCTCGAAATGCGGTTGTTGCCGGTGTCCGCTACGTAGACAATTCGATCACCGTACGCGACACCCTCCGGGGAATTGAACTGGCGCGAGCCGCTGCCCGTTCCGCCGAACGAGACGACGACCGGTTTTGTACTGCGGGCCCCTGCCGGGGGAGCCACACCCTCAACGCCACCGGTCGTGAAAACAAACAAACTGTCCTTCGCCGCATCGACAACGAACCAGTACTGGGTGTTGTCGCCTGCAAACGCAACATCCGATGGTCGTTCAAACTTGAACTCCTCGTACAGAAATCCGTCTCCGCGAGTCGTGTCGCCAACCACCTGCAGTTTTCGCGTGTCGGGCTCATATGAAATGCCGTCGGGGGTCACGACCGCGAGAATGGAAAGCACATTGAACCGAAGCCGTTGTCCTGGATTGGCTTCCTGGACGACGACAAGGTTCTTGCTGTCCGCAAAGAAATCACGCTGCGGCGGTTGCACGAACGTCATGACGTCCGCGGGATTCAGCGAACTCCGGAGACCGTCTCGAAGCGGATTCAAAGGCAGTGACTGCGTATTGATACCGTCGAACGTGAACTCCAGGACAGCGTTATGCGGCAAGATGACACTTCGTTCGTTGTTGACCGGTCCACGCCGCGATACATAGATGTTGTTGTTGAACAGGATCGCGACGCCGGTGAATGCTACCCCCTCGTCGGTGTCGAGCGGGTCCGGAAGACTGAACTTTCGCGAGTCGTCGTCGAACGGGTGCCAGAGGCGGAGGTCCAGTCGGGGCAGCCCCGTCGTTACGCCCGCGTATCGCGCTACAACCGGCAAAGTCCACGTGCGTCCGTTCAGGAATGTGTCTCGCTTCGCGGTGACATACACGTTGAGCTTGCGGTCCTGGACTACCGATGTGGCT
This region includes:
- a CDS encoding T9SS type A sorting domain-containing protein → MSSQPHDLPQRRRISRLVILCITILLATATAIASAAQTVPDKGTEAAFEFATWNIEQFGNTGGGPSNEARQLTNAATIIRESQIDLWAVQEIADESAFNDLVNEVGAGYEGRLAPTPSSLRVGYIFKSDIVSALSVQEILTQFDSDFAGRPPFLLRARISLPDTAMTVTFITIHMKAFDDQSSYERRVRASGYLKNHIDFSSLFDDPVVILGDYNDLLEGSIRGGLPSPYANFVSDEAGYLTVTRTFHDDNTNTWCGNDNSCRSGSPIDHIVITNEVFPVFKSGSQAPLNELLSDPAYVFTTSDHLPVMGRLARPSPVGIDVPAVPRRGSQETALYPNPVHSGGQLTLRADDPVALLIEVFDVLGRRRYARLSLQSGGTHILPTDELGSGVYFVRTTSSSGTSHVLKLIVTR